A genomic stretch from Helianthus annuus cultivar XRQ/B chromosome 1, HanXRQr2.0-SUNRISE, whole genome shotgun sequence includes:
- the LOC110942353 gene encoding uncharacterized protein LOC110942353, protein MASRKGKGIASSSQGDAAQQKRRKLARIGDPDSEEDAPPRGPKPDWTTGSLLDQPAEWREELFHDQMNKLKQRGEAFICEKEIREADFAPFGIIAKFNALGWGAATKCYDGETKKMYDKQIQEWVASLECPPFKAPNKMRLVGKCNGVKVEMSYDSLRRVAKFDDGPANEYIYPSLRDLYHEPAKHEQWQAMLDYLFLPGTTHGKLYRRNLRMEAKLLLTLCMYNVMPRRGDKMEVRFQEVPVLYMLMNGSPKVPFRFLVLNNIWLSKISGERKIIPHCRLITALLKKYGAIKGDERGSYKRFRPFDLKNLGSDWTYTESDRFHKLKTDGRRWRALKVDARPLRPGEEEEPESTDDEVSGDDDYREDTFTVDAQVRGVGQAGVQGAGIQSGYVGSAFDYAQQAYDPYWAHSGDMGQIIQQRRPPTFGNWSEPNQVLFDHQTFLGASAERAIKRSYDRNEQLNRAHRYAHEEEMNNRYLDDRQRRMHDQWHAGQPVVGDPPVVDYTTLPPYDGSVSYPTPPLHHSQWVDPHAMSYQQANPSSDQGSSSGGGAFGFGEWTDVMTSIFGPPQPKYY, encoded by the coding sequence ATGGCATCTAGGAAAGGAAAGGGAATTGCAAGTTCTTCCCAAGGGGATGCGGCACAACAGAAAAGGAGGAAATTGGCTCGGATTGGTGACCCGGATTCGGAGGAGGATGCACCGCCAAGGGGGCCAAAGCCGGATTGGACAACCGGTTCATTGTTAGACCAACCCGCGGAATGGAGAGAGGAACTTTTTCACGATCAAATGAACAAGTTAAAACAAAGGGGAGAAGcgtttatttgtgaaaaagaaatccGGGAGGCGGATTTTGCCCCGTTTGGGATCATCGCCAAGTTTAATGCGTTGGGTTGGGGAGCGGCCACAAAATGCTATGATGGTGAGACGAAGAAAATGTATGACAAGCAAATTCAAGAGTGGGTGGCATCACTCGAATGTCCCCCATTCAAGGCTCCGAACAAGATGCGATTAGTTGGGAAGTGTAATGGTGTGAAAGTGGAAATGTCATATGATTCTTTGCGCCGGGTGGCGAAGTTCGATGATGGGCCGGCCAATGAATATATCTACCCGAGTCTTAGGGATCTTTATCATGAGCCCGCGAAACATGAACAATGGCAAGCCATGCTTGATTACCTCTTCCTTCCGGGCACAACACATGGGAAGTTATATAGAAGAAATTTAAGGATGGAAGCGAAGTTGTTATTGACGTTGTGCATGTACAATGTCATGCCAAGGCGGGGTGACAAGATGGAGGTGCGGTTTCAAGAAGTACCAgttttgtatatgttgatgaaCGGGTCACCAAAGGTTCCTTTCCGATTTTTGGTACTAAACAACATCTGGTTGAGCAAGATTAGCGGGGAAAGGAAGATTATACCCCATTGCCGGTTGATTACGGCATTACTCAAGAAGTATGGGGCAATCAAAGGAGATGAAAGAGGTTCTTACAAGAGGTTTAGACCATTCGACCTTAAGAATCTTGGGTCGGATTGGACATACACCGAATCGGATAGGTTTCATAAGTTGAAAACGGATGGTAGAAGGTGGAGAGCGCTAAAAGTAGACGCTAGACCGTTACGACCGGGGGAGGAAGAGGAGCCCGAGTCAACGGATGATGAAGTGAGCGGGGATGATGATTACCGCGAAGACACATTCACGGTAGATGCTCAAGTAAGAGGTGTTGGTCAAGCGGGAGTTCAAGGAGCCGGCATACAATCTGGCTATGTGGGAAGTGCATTTGACTATGCACAACAAGCTTACGACCCGTATTGGGCCCACTCGGGGGATATGGGTCAAATCATTCAGCAAAGGCGGCCACCCACATTCGGCAATTGGAGTGAACCAAACCAAGTGTTATTTGATCATCAAACTTTTTTGGGTGCTAGTGCGGAAAGGGCTATCAAAAGAAGCTATGATAGGAATGAGCAATTGAACCGCGCTCATAGATATGCTCATGAAGAAGAGATGAATAACCGTTACTTGGATGATCGACAAAGGCGCATGCACGATCAATGGCATGCGGGGCAACCGGTTGTGGGAGATCCACCCGTTGTGGACTACACCACACTTCCACCATATGATGGTAGTGTGTCATACCCCACCCCACCATTGCACCACTCTCAATGGGTGGATCCGCATGCTATGAGTTACCAACAAGCAAATCCAAGTAGTGATCAAGGAAGCAGTAGTGGCGGTGGAGCATTTGGTTTTGGTGAATGGACGGATGTGATGACATCCATCTTTGGGCCTCCACAGCCGAAGTATTACTAG